From Limisphaera ngatamarikiensis, one genomic window encodes:
- a CDS encoding glycogen-binding domain-containing protein gives MARKKTSIRMDTSSPTSAAPGAAVPRPATPTGQGIPQTFRFTAPDAMSVLLVGDFTHWQNAPIPMRKGPGGVWEVTVPLAPGIYHYRFLVDGEWRDDPECTLRVPNPFGSQNNVRFVS, from the coding sequence ATGGCTCGCAAGAAGACCAGCATCAGGATGGACACCTCATCTCCAACGTCGGCCGCGCCGGGCGCCGCCGTGCCCAGGCCGGCGACCCCGACGGGGCAGGGGATTCCGCAGACGTTCCGATTCACCGCTCCGGACGCCATGAGCGTGTTGCTGGTGGGCGATTTCACCCACTGGCAAAACGCGCCCATCCCCATGCGCAAGGGCCCGGGCGGGGTCTGGGAGGTGACCGTTCCACTGGCCCCGGGCATTTATCACTACCGTTTTCTGGTGGACGGCGAGTGGCGGGATGATCCGGAATGCACCCTGCGCGTGCCCAACCCCTTCGGTTCGCAGAACAATGTGCGTTTCGTGAGCTGA
- a CDS encoding vWA domain-containing protein → MPLFLHPWALIGLAAVPVLVLVYFLRNRFRPWLVASLMLWRLPAQPRTVGARRERLRLPWLFWLELLVLVLLVLAATSPDWNIRRGGRPLIVVLDDSVSMRARSGGTTARERALRFLEQRLRQERHSAVRLILAGSTPRTLEGTGADVRSLRQRLEAWRCEAPASDLARAIGLATEWSRNQADVLVLTDQPPPEGLNPGEGLVWYAAGQRVANAGFVGAARTTAGERDRCFLEVLNGGTGTHQTELVIRVGTEVWDRKELSLAPGQRHRWVFNVPADAPVVTAVLGSDGLEEDNTVWLAPPPRRMVSVALALTNVALKSLVERTLQATGLYRPATQVPDLVIHEGAARAWPARTWTVEWLGPEEPVLFAGPFLPDRTHPLMEGLTLQGVLWAGGRQMEAPDLVPILLAGNVPLIAERAAAQGARHLTFVYDLEHSTLHESPDWPILFWNLLHWRGSRLPGLRDTNVRRGAEVAVVHEGRGVTVQGPDGWEWTADTGLDPCVFVPPRAGLYRVNRGAEGEWLAVNLLAEGETNLSGCDRGVWGTWRVDVRARQESAPWSTWLGLLACVCVLGHLYGVLAERRGAA, encoded by the coding sequence ATGCCATTGTTTCTGCATCCGTGGGCGTTGATCGGGCTGGCGGCTGTGCCGGTGCTGGTGTTGGTGTATTTTCTGAGGAACCGGTTTCGGCCCTGGCTGGTGGCCAGCCTGATGCTGTGGCGGTTGCCGGCACAACCGCGCACCGTGGGCGCGCGACGCGAACGGTTGCGCCTGCCGTGGTTGTTCTGGTTGGAATTGCTGGTGTTGGTGTTGTTGGTGCTGGCGGCGACGTCACCGGACTGGAACATCCGGCGCGGTGGACGACCGTTGATCGTGGTATTGGACGATTCCGTCTCCATGCGGGCGCGCAGCGGTGGAACCACGGCCCGGGAACGAGCCCTCCGGTTTCTGGAGCAGCGGCTCCGACAGGAGCGACATTCCGCGGTCCGATTGATTCTGGCCGGGTCCACGCCGCGGACGTTGGAAGGGACCGGTGCGGACGTGCGGTCGTTGCGCCAACGGCTGGAGGCGTGGCGTTGCGAAGCGCCGGCGTCGGATCTGGCACGTGCCATTGGATTGGCGACCGAGTGGAGCCGCAACCAGGCGGATGTACTGGTGTTGACGGACCAGCCGCCGCCGGAGGGGCTGAATCCGGGTGAGGGCCTCGTCTGGTACGCAGCCGGTCAACGGGTGGCGAACGCCGGTTTTGTGGGTGCAGCGCGGACGACGGCCGGGGAGCGCGACCGCTGTTTCCTCGAGGTGCTCAATGGCGGAACCGGGACGCACCAGACCGAGCTGGTGATCCGTGTGGGCACGGAAGTGTGGGATCGGAAAGAGCTGTCTCTGGCCCCCGGCCAACGGCACCGGTGGGTCTTCAACGTGCCGGCAGACGCTCCCGTGGTCACGGCGGTGCTGGGCTCGGACGGTCTTGAAGAAGACAACACGGTCTGGTTGGCGCCGCCGCCCCGGCGGATGGTGAGCGTGGCGCTGGCCCTGACGAACGTTGCGCTGAAGTCCCTGGTCGAACGCACACTGCAGGCCACGGGACTTTACCGGCCGGCGACGCAGGTGCCGGACCTGGTGATTCATGAGGGAGCCGCTCGAGCGTGGCCGGCCCGGACCTGGACCGTGGAATGGCTGGGCCCGGAGGAACCGGTGCTGTTCGCGGGCCCCTTCCTGCCGGACCGGACGCATCCGTTGATGGAGGGGCTGACGTTGCAGGGCGTTCTGTGGGCGGGCGGGCGGCAAATGGAGGCGCCCGATCTCGTTCCGATCCTGCTGGCGGGAAACGTGCCGTTGATCGCTGAACGCGCCGCTGCGCAGGGCGCGCGCCATCTGACGTTTGTGTACGACCTGGAACATTCGACTCTCCACGAGAGCCCCGACTGGCCGATCCTGTTTTGGAATCTGCTGCATTGGCGCGGCAGCCGGTTGCCGGGTCTGCGGGACACCAACGTGCGCCGGGGGGCGGAGGTGGCCGTGGTCCATGAAGGCCGCGGCGTCACGGTTCAGGGGCCGGACGGATGGGAATGGACCGCGGACACGGGTCTGGATCCGTGTGTATTTGTGCCGCCCCGGGCCGGATTGTACCGGGTGAATCGCGGGGCGGAGGGCGAATGGCTGGCGGTCAATCTGTTGGCCGAGGGTGAGACGAATCTTTCGGGTTGCGACCGCGGGGTGTGGGGGACGTGGCGGGTGGACGTCCGGGCCCGGCAGGAATCGGCGCCGTGGAGCACGTGGTTGGGCTTGCTGGCCTGCGTGTGTGTGCTGGGGCATTTGTATGGGGTGCTGGCGGAACGGCGAGGGGCGGCATGA
- a CDS encoding VWA domain-containing protein, with protein MITFLQPIWLLLLLPAGVALWLWPLPGRWQRWLRGVTLVLIVLALARLAVRLPDRSGVVIVVADRSASMPAQAAAAQEEIIRLLERSRRPRDEVGVVAFGQRAVVESLPQRGAFPGFRAEVGRDQSSLAEALETALTLIPDEAGGRILVLSDGKWTGRDPIGAATRAAARGVAIDYRLLSRPEAGDVGIQSFDVPQSAAPSEGFLMTAWVWSPGDQEIRYRLLRNGRVLASGSRRVETGLTRLMFRDLAPDHGLLEYELEVEGAAEDPVPENNRARALLMVRGEPALLVASEAGESSGLVRLLRAGGLRVVAQRPGAVRWTADALMAYDAVLLEQVPASVIGSVGLENLALWVEGTGRGLMLTGGPKGFGAGGYFRSPLERVLPLTLESPREHLKQSVAIVVALDRSGSMAAPVGGGRTKMDLANLGTVQVLDLLGPGDEIGVIAVDSSPHVIVQLDRVERNAARRGRILSIQSMGGGIFIYEALSAAARMILESRAQRRHIILFADAADSEEPGAYRALLEKCREAGVTVSVIGLGTEADQDAWLLKEIAQLGGGECYFTASAEEIPRLFAQDTFTVARLAFVEGVTPFRFTPAQRVLGLGFEGEPPPVGGYNLCFLRPGAQQAAVTTDENAAPVVAFWNAGLGRVLTFSGEADGQFAGPLASWDRVGEFYTTLARWTMGRQEESNPDLFLRQEIRDGACYVQVHLDPQRREESLGGTPRLTSLTVRAGLPPRRETVPLEWRSADLLEAVVPLESTETRVHVLEIPGRPPLTLPPVCLPYSPELAPGLQSRGSTTLAELAAATGGRERGEIPRIWSELPVRRRWLELTPWLFLAAMVLFLAEVWERYTGWLSAGLARRTDREMQTAMPGETAEVTPTAWSVPTRRRWSALWGAWRRRSGQPAVQTAPTDPAPGRPRQTDVAKPAGAPGRTGSSTYDALREARERARRRRGL; from the coding sequence ATGATCACGTTTCTGCAGCCGATCTGGTTGTTGCTCCTGTTGCCCGCGGGGGTGGCGCTGTGGTTGTGGCCGTTGCCGGGGCGGTGGCAACGTTGGTTGCGCGGGGTGACCCTGGTGTTGATTGTCCTGGCGCTGGCCCGGCTGGCGGTGCGGCTGCCGGATCGGAGCGGGGTGGTGATTGTGGTGGCGGACCGGAGCGCATCCATGCCGGCGCAGGCGGCTGCAGCCCAGGAGGAAATCATCCGACTGTTGGAGCGGAGCCGGCGTCCGCGGGATGAGGTGGGGGTGGTTGCGTTCGGGCAGCGGGCTGTGGTGGAAAGCCTGCCGCAGCGGGGTGCGTTTCCCGGGTTTCGTGCGGAGGTGGGTCGGGACCAGTCCTCCCTGGCGGAGGCGCTGGAGACGGCCCTGACGTTGATCCCTGACGAGGCTGGTGGCCGGATCCTTGTGCTGTCGGACGGAAAATGGACGGGGCGCGATCCCATTGGGGCGGCGACCCGCGCGGCGGCACGGGGTGTGGCGATTGATTATCGGCTCCTGAGCCGACCGGAGGCGGGGGACGTCGGGATCCAGAGTTTCGACGTGCCGCAGAGTGCGGCGCCCTCGGAGGGGTTCCTGATGACGGCCTGGGTTTGGTCGCCTGGAGACCAGGAGATTCGGTATCGCCTGTTGCGGAATGGCAGGGTCCTGGCCTCCGGTTCCCGAAGGGTTGAAACGGGTTTGACGCGGCTGATGTTCCGGGACCTGGCGCCTGACCATGGGTTGCTGGAATACGAGTTGGAGGTGGAGGGTGCGGCGGAGGATCCGGTGCCGGAGAACAACCGGGCGCGCGCGCTGCTGATGGTGCGGGGTGAACCCGCCCTGCTGGTGGCGTCGGAAGCGGGGGAGTCGTCCGGGCTGGTCCGGTTGTTGAGGGCGGGCGGGCTGCGCGTGGTGGCGCAACGGCCCGGGGCTGTGCGATGGACGGCGGACGCTCTGATGGCGTATGACGCGGTGCTGCTCGAGCAGGTGCCGGCCAGCGTGATCGGATCGGTCGGGTTGGAGAACCTGGCGTTATGGGTGGAGGGTACGGGTCGCGGATTGATGCTCACCGGCGGGCCGAAGGGTTTCGGTGCGGGCGGATATTTCCGGTCGCCGCTGGAGCGGGTCCTGCCGTTGACCCTGGAATCGCCCCGCGAGCATTTGAAGCAGTCGGTGGCGATTGTGGTGGCGCTGGATCGGTCGGGCAGCATGGCCGCCCCCGTCGGGGGCGGGCGGACCAAGATGGACCTCGCCAACCTGGGCACGGTCCAGGTGCTGGACCTGTTGGGACCCGGAGACGAAATCGGTGTGATTGCCGTGGACAGTTCGCCCCACGTGATCGTGCAGTTGGATCGTGTGGAACGGAACGCGGCCCGGCGGGGGCGGATCCTTTCGATTCAGTCCATGGGCGGTGGCATTTTCATCTACGAGGCGTTGTCTGCGGCGGCGCGTATGATCCTCGAATCCCGGGCCCAGCGCCGGCACATCATCCTGTTTGCCGACGCGGCAGATTCCGAGGAACCGGGTGCGTATCGCGCGCTGTTGGAGAAATGCCGGGAGGCGGGCGTGACGGTCAGTGTGATCGGATTGGGCACGGAGGCGGATCAGGATGCGTGGTTGCTGAAGGAGATCGCGCAGCTGGGCGGCGGCGAATGCTATTTCACAGCCAGTGCGGAAGAGATCCCGCGGTTGTTCGCCCAGGACACCTTCACGGTGGCGCGCCTGGCGTTCGTGGAGGGGGTGACACCGTTCCGGTTCACCCCGGCGCAACGTGTGTTGGGGCTGGGTTTCGAAGGGGAACCGCCGCCCGTGGGCGGGTACAACCTCTGCTTCCTGCGGCCCGGGGCGCAACAGGCCGCGGTGACGACGGACGAAAATGCGGCGCCGGTGGTGGCGTTTTGGAACGCGGGATTGGGCCGCGTGTTGACGTTCAGCGGTGAGGCGGACGGGCAGTTCGCCGGGCCACTGGCCTCATGGGATCGCGTGGGCGAGTTCTACACCACGCTGGCCCGCTGGACGATGGGACGGCAGGAGGAATCGAATCCGGATCTGTTCCTGAGGCAGGAGATTCGCGACGGGGCGTGTTATGTGCAGGTGCACCTGGACCCGCAACGGCGCGAGGAAAGCCTTGGGGGTACGCCACGACTGACCTCGCTGACGGTGCGCGCGGGCTTGCCACCGCGGCGGGAGACGGTGCCGTTGGAATGGCGATCAGCGGACCTGCTGGAGGCGGTGGTTCCGCTGGAGAGCACCGAGACGCGCGTCCATGTGCTGGAGATTCCCGGCCGGCCACCGCTCACCCTGCCGCCGGTCTGCCTGCCGTATTCACCTGAACTGGCGCCCGGCCTGCAAAGTCGCGGTTCGACGACCCTGGCGGAGCTGGCCGCTGCCACCGGCGGTCGGGAACGCGGCGAAATCCCGCGCATTTGGAGCGAACTGCCGGTGCGCCGGCGATGGTTGGAGCTGACGCCATGGCTGTTTCTGGCGGCGATGGTGTTGTTTTTGGCGGAGGTGTGGGAACGGTACACCGGTTGGCTGAGCGCGGGACTGGCCCGCCGCACGGATCGGGAAATGCAGACGGCCATGCCCGGTGAAACCGCCGAGGTCACCCCGACGGCGTGGTCGGTACCGACTCGACGCAGGTGGTCGGCTCTGTGGGGGGCATGGCGAAGACGCTCCGGCCAGCCCGCGGTGCAGACCGCCCCGACCGACCCGGCGCCCGGACGTCCCCGGCAAACGGATGTGGCAAAGCCCGCCGGAGCACCGGGACGCACGGGTTCAAGCACGTACGACGCCCTGCGGGAGGCACGCGAGCGTGCACGACGTCGCCGGGGCTTGTGA
- a CDS encoding outer membrane beta-barrel protein, translating to MRKKTERRHYSRALMALGMIGAGTAVQAEETAVPVLTGVAPTTLSGYVDTSAIWLPGPGAANLLPGRSFDGADKQNGFNLNVVSLVLEKPLDESDWAAGYRVQLLFGPDANTLGSLSPLGGAPGDVAVKNAHVSLRAPVGSGLTFKVGVWDTIMGYEVFESGSNPNYSRSYGYFIEPIIHTGVLASYDVEEWLSLSAGVADGGGLNSINARSGGDSVLSYVGSIVLTAPETLGWAAGAKLYLGAMDSGRVGARDMVNWFAGLTVPAPLKGLSVGVAYDYRAHGLFDGSYENATGLYLMYQATEKWQVNARAEYATGSAGAYGYSGSGDVQLFGLTGTLACQLWDHTLGRLEVRWDHDLNGRGEFLNGRADNAVSLAVNVVYQF from the coding sequence ATGCGAAAGAAAACCGAGCGGAGACATTACAGCCGGGCCTTGATGGCCCTGGGGATGATTGGCGCCGGCACGGCGGTGCAAGCGGAGGAAACGGCCGTGCCGGTGCTGACGGGTGTGGCGCCGACCACCCTCAGCGGCTATGTGGACACGTCCGCCATCTGGTTGCCGGGCCCGGGCGCGGCAAACCTCCTGCCCGGCCGTTCTTTTGACGGCGCCGACAAGCAGAACGGATTCAACCTCAACGTGGTCTCCCTGGTGCTGGAAAAGCCACTCGATGAGTCGGATTGGGCGGCCGGGTACCGGGTGCAACTCTTGTTTGGTCCGGACGCCAATACGCTGGGATCGTTGTCACCCCTGGGGGGCGCACCGGGGGACGTCGCAGTGAAAAACGCCCACGTAAGTTTGCGCGCGCCCGTGGGCTCGGGTCTCACCTTCAAGGTGGGCGTGTGGGACACGATCATGGGGTACGAGGTGTTCGAGTCCGGCAGCAATCCGAACTACAGCCGGTCCTACGGTTACTTCATCGAACCGATCATTCACACCGGTGTGTTGGCGTCCTACGACGTGGAGGAGTGGTTGTCGCTCTCGGCCGGGGTGGCCGATGGAGGCGGCTTGAACAGCATCAACGCCCGCTCGGGTGGGGATTCGGTCCTGAGTTACGTGGGTTCGATCGTTCTCACGGCTCCGGAGACCCTGGGATGGGCCGCGGGGGCTAAACTGTACCTCGGGGCCATGGATTCGGGGCGGGTTGGGGCCAGGGACATGGTCAACTGGTTTGCCGGGCTCACCGTGCCCGCGCCGCTGAAGGGGTTGTCGGTCGGCGTGGCCTACGATTATCGGGCTCACGGATTGTTCGACGGTTCCTATGAAAATGCCACCGGCCTTTACCTGATGTATCAAGCCACGGAAAAGTGGCAGGTCAACGCGCGGGCCGAGTACGCAACCGGCTCGGCCGGGGCGTACGGGTACTCGGGGTCGGGAGATGTGCAATTGTTCGGGCTCACCGGCACGCTGGCCTGTCAACTTTGGGATCATACGCTCGGGCGGTTGGAGGTCCGCTGGGATCATGATTTGAACGGCCGCGGCGAATTCCTCAACGGCCGTGCAGACAATGCGGTTTCCCTGGCCGTCAACGTCGTTTACCAGTTTTGA